The Bordetella sp. FB-8 genome includes a window with the following:
- the ybgF gene encoding tol-pal system protein YbgF: MRNRALTPRRLALIASLTCAVVATPAAHAFADDDARSAILQLRQQIEQGQQQQVQLYNQIQSLQDRVDKLTGQVQELQHVQQQQQQQTQQPGANNSTQGTTPGQPGPLADPQEAATYNSAIDLFRKSEYKKAADSLAAFVALYPNSQMAPAARFFQGSSRYALKDYKGAISLLDGVVHDYPNDPHAADAMLVIAGCQIELNNRAAAKATMQRLISQYPNTQAAASAKSRLKLLQ, translated from the coding sequence ATGCGAAACCGTGCACTCACCCCGCGCCGACTGGCGCTGATCGCCAGCCTGACCTGCGCAGTCGTGGCAACGCCGGCAGCCCATGCGTTTGCCGACGACGATGCCCGTAGTGCCATTCTGCAATTGCGCCAACAGATCGAACAGGGCCAGCAGCAGCAAGTGCAGTTGTACAACCAGATTCAATCGCTGCAGGACCGCGTCGACAAGCTGACCGGGCAAGTCCAGGAGCTGCAGCATGTGCAGCAACAGCAACAGCAACAGACTCAGCAGCCTGGCGCCAATAACAGCACGCAAGGCACTACGCCCGGCCAACCAGGCCCGCTCGCCGATCCACAGGAAGCCGCTACTTACAACAGCGCCATCGATCTGTTCCGCAAGAGCGAGTACAAGAAAGCCGCCGATTCGCTGGCTGCCTTCGTTGCCCTCTACCCCAACAGCCAGATGGCGCCAGCGGCCCGCTTCTTCCAAGGCAGCAGCCGCTATGCCCTGAAGGACTACAAGGGCGCGATCTCGCTGCTCGATGGCGTGGTGCACGACTATCCCAACGATCCCCATGCGGCCGATGCCATGCTCGTGATCGCCGGCTGCCAGATCGAACTGAACAACCGTGCTGCCGCCAAGGCGACCATGCAACGATTGATCAGCCAGTATCCCAATACGCAGGCCGCCGCGTCGGCCAAGAGCCGCCTGAAGCTGCTGCAATAA
- a CDS encoding YbaK/EbsC family protein, which yields MSIDSKNLPESAQRVAVLLHSLGHDRPVVLLEETGRTSAEAAAGLGCEVAQIAKSIIFRRMSDNAPVLVVASGINRVDEAKVAARVGELGKADARFVREATGYAIGGVCPIGHVVKPVMLLDEDLFNYDSLWAAAGHPHAVFNLTPKQLEAMTGAPVADVALRRA from the coding sequence ATGTCCATTGACTCAAAAAATTTGCCCGAATCCGCTCAACGTGTTGCGGTTTTACTACACTCTTTGGGCCATGACCGTCCTGTAGTGCTGCTGGAAGAGACCGGACGCACCTCGGCGGAGGCGGCTGCCGGCCTGGGTTGCGAGGTCGCGCAGATCGCCAAGTCCATCATTTTTCGCCGCATGTCGGACAACGCGCCGGTGCTGGTGGTGGCCAGCGGCATCAATCGGGTGGACGAGGCCAAGGTGGCCGCGCGCGTGGGCGAGTTGGGCAAGGCGGACGCGCGTTTCGTGCGCGAAGCCACAGGATACGCAATCGGCGGCGTCTGTCCCATTGGCCATGTCGTCAAACCGGTGATGCTGCTCGATGAAGACCTGTTCAACTACGACAGCCTGTGGGCGGCGGCGGGCCACCCGCATGCCGTGTTCAATCTCACGCCCAAGCAACTCGAGGCTATGACGGGCGCACCTGTCGCCGACGTGGCATTGCGGCGGGCCTGA
- a CDS encoding alpha/beta fold hydrolase — MRFTPDLPTQRVQFDGYATTYAEAGSGEPVVLVHGSLCDWRYWKPQLAGLGKRYRVLAPSLRRYWPERWDGRGEGFSISEHAEQLLNFVVHAVAGPVHLVGHSRGGRVALEAALRNPGLVRSLTLADPGQPLPGNHDPRGDFRRQAREMIRDGQTEEGLALFIDAVTGPDTWRRMVPWFKEMVRDNAGTLIGQAGEVIPLPDQLALRALLPPVLLVGGALSPAPFPSVLDWLESVLPDPKRVSIAHASHGMSLSNTKAFNAALDAFLQ; from the coding sequence ATGCGTTTTACACCTGACCTGCCAACCCAGCGCGTCCAGTTCGACGGCTATGCCACCACCTATGCCGAAGCCGGTTCGGGGGAGCCGGTGGTGCTGGTACATGGTTCGCTATGCGACTGGCGCTACTGGAAGCCGCAGCTGGCAGGGCTGGGCAAGCGCTACCGGGTTCTGGCGCCGTCGCTACGACGCTATTGGCCGGAACGCTGGGACGGCAGGGGCGAAGGGTTCTCGATCTCCGAGCACGCCGAGCAATTGCTGAATTTCGTAGTGCATGCCGTGGCGGGGCCGGTGCATCTGGTGGGCCACTCCCGCGGTGGACGCGTGGCGCTGGAGGCGGCACTGCGCAATCCGGGCCTGGTACGCAGCCTGACGCTGGCCGACCCCGGCCAGCCTTTGCCCGGCAATCACGACCCGCGCGGCGATTTTCGCCGGCAGGCGCGCGAGATGATCCGCGATGGCCAGACCGAGGAAGGCCTGGCGCTTTTCATCGACGCGGTGACCGGCCCCGACACATGGCGCCGCATGGTTCCCTGGTTTAAGGAAATGGTACGCGACAATGCCGGCACCTTGATCGGCCAGGCCGGCGAGGTCATTCCGCTGCCGGACCAGCTCGCATTGCGCGCGCTCCTGCCGCCCGTTCTGCTGGTGGGTGGCGCGCTGAGTCCTGCGCCCTTCCCCAGCGTGCTGGATTGGCTGGAAAGCGTACTGCCCGATCCGAAGCGCGTGTCGATCGCCCATGCCTCGCATGGGATGAGCCTGTCCAATACCAAGGCGTTCAATGCGGCGCTCGATGCGTTTTTGCAGTAG